Below is a window of Flavobacterium cyclinae DNA.
AGATTTTCTATTAGAGCTTGGAAACGGATTTTCTTTTGTAGCAAGACAAAAACGAATTCATTTAGATGGTGATGACTTTTTTGTAGATTTGGTTTTTTATAATAGAATTTTACAAGCCTTTGTGATTTTTGAAATTAAAACACACAAATTAACTCACGAAGATTTGGGGCAACTTCAGATGTATGTAAATTATTTTGACAGAATTGAAAAACTAGAACACGAAAAACCTACAATTGGTATCCTTTTATGTGCAGACAAAAATAATGCTGTGGTAAAATTTTCATTACCAGAAAACAACGCTACTATTTTAGCAAGTCAATATGAATTAATTTTACCAACCGAAAAACAATTATTGGATGAAATTAGAAAAGAAATAGAAATTTTAAATAAAAATGACTAGAAAAGAATTCATTACAACACTCATTGAAAAAAAACTAAAACCATTACTCTTTTTAATAGTTCTAGTTTATTTTGTTATATATCTATTCCATGAACATAATGATGATACAAATAACAATGTTGTTCCTTTTTTCAATTTAGTTTTTTCGATTTCAATATTATTTTTAATTCTTGGAATAATAAAATACGTGATTGAAATTGTAAACTATAATTTGCCTAATTCAATCAAAAATAGTTTAGCATTTTTATCAAAAATTATAAATTTAATTGCTTACATAGGCCTTTTCTTTATGGGATATTTTTCCTATATTGAAGAAAAATTCATTCATACAATCCTTATACTTTTAACAATAATATACTTAACCTATTCAAAAATTAAAACAACAAAATGAACACAATCGCAGTAATCGGAGCAGGAACAATGGGTAACGGAATTGCTCATACTTTCGCGCAAAGCGGATTCACCGTAAAATTAATCGATATTTCAGAAAAATCATTAGAAAAAGGAATGGCAACTATAGCCGCTAACCTGGATAGAATGGTAGCAAAAGGAACTATCACTGAAGAAAACAAACACAAAACAATCGGAAATATCATAACATATACTGACGTTAAAGACGGTGTAGTAGGATGTGATTTAGTAGTGGAAGCTGCTACAGAAAACGTACAATTGAAATTCAATATCTTCAAACAATTAAGCGAAGTTTGTGATCATAATGTAATTTTAGCTACTAATACTTCTTCGATTTCTATTACTCAAATTGCTGCTAACGTAGTGCATCCAGAACGTGTAATCGGAATGCACTTTATGAATCCGGTTCCAATTATGAAATTAGTAGAAATTATCCGTGGTTACAATACTTCGGATGAAGTGACTAAAATCATCATGGATTTATCTGTGAAATTAGGAAAAACACCAACAGAAGTTAACGATTATCCAGGTTTCGTTGCTAACCGAATTTTAATGCCAATGATTAACGAAGCTATCGAAACGTTATACAACGGCGTTGGTGGTGTTTACGAAATCGATACGGTTATGAAATTAGGAATGGCACACCCAATGGGACCATTACAATTAGCTGACTTCATCGGATTAGATGTTTGTTTATCCATCTTAAACGTTATGTACGACGGATTCAAAAATCCAAAATATGCTCCATGTCCGTTATTAGTAAATATGGTTATGGCTGGAAAATTAGGAGTTAAATCGGGAGAAGGTTTCTACGATTACTCTGAAAGCAAAAAAGCAGAGAAAGTTTCGAAACAATTCTTAAAGTAATCAGTCACAGTTTTCAGTCGCAGTCAAATCTGAATACAGCGACTGAGACTGTAAACTAAACAAAATGGCCAAAATAAAACCTTTCAAAGCAGTACGTCCAGCGCCAGACAAAGTGGCTTTGGTAACGTGTAGAACCTATGATGATTATAGTTCGGCTGAGCTTGCCGCTTGGTTGGATTTTAATCCGTATTCGTTTTTACATGTGATTCATCCTGCTTATGCCAATGCGCAAAAAGTGTCATTAGAAAAGCGTTTTAAAGCCGTTGCCAATAAATATCAAGATTTTAAACAAGAACAAATTCTAATTGAAGAAGAACATCCTGTTTTTTATCTGTATGAAATCCAATCAAAAGGACAAACTTTTACTGGAATTATTGCTGGGACTTCAGTGAAAGATTATCAAAATAATGTAATCAAAAAACACGAAGATACGTTGCAATACCGGGTGGAATTGTTCAAAGATTACTTGCATCAAACCAATTTCAATACGGAACCTGTTTTGATTACGTATCCCGATAGCGTGGAAATCAATACGTTTATTGCGTTACGAAAACAGAGCAAACCTGTTTATGAATATTCCACTACCAACAAAGAAAAACACACACTTTGGAAAATCGACACCCAAAGCGAAGTGGATTGGTTACAAGAGCATTTTGAAAATATTCCTAATTTATATATTGCCGATGGACATCATCGTTCGGCTTCTGCGGAATTGTTATACGAACAAGACAAGCATCTAGGAAACGAAAACCTGAATTATTTCATGAGTTTCTTAATTGCCGAAAGCAACGTAAAAATCTACGAATTCAACCGATTGATACGCGATTTGAATGGACTATCGAAAGATACTTTTATTAAAAAATTATCAGAACATTTCGTAATTGTCGCCAAAAATCAAGAAATTTGGAAACCCCAAAATAAGTTTGAATTTGGAATGTACTTAGATGGCAGTTTTTACGCTTTGTTCTATAAACATCAAAACACAGAATTGCCAAATCGAGCGGAGTCGAGATTAGGAGAATCTATTTTAGACAATTTAGACGCCCAAATTTTATACGACAAAGTACTTTTCCCATTATTAGGAATCGAAGATTTAAGAAACGACGAACGCATTGATTATATTCCTGGTAAATTATCTATTTCTGTAATAAAAGATTTAATTGACGAAGGCGAATTTGAATTAGGTTTCATGCTCTACCCTTCTGACATCAATGAAATAAAAGCATTAGCTGATAACAACTTAATCATGCCTCCTAAATCAACGTATATCGAACCGAAGTTTAG
It encodes the following:
- a CDS encoding 3-hydroxyacyl-CoA dehydrogenase family protein, whose translation is MNTIAVIGAGTMGNGIAHTFAQSGFTVKLIDISEKSLEKGMATIAANLDRMVAKGTITEENKHKTIGNIITYTDVKDGVVGCDLVVEAATENVQLKFNIFKQLSEVCDHNVILATNTSSISITQIAANVVHPERVIGMHFMNPVPIMKLVEIIRGYNTSDEVTKIIMDLSVKLGKTPTEVNDYPGFVANRILMPMINEAIETLYNGVGGVYEIDTVMKLGMAHPMGPLQLADFIGLDVCLSILNVMYDGFKNPKYAPCPLLVNMVMAGKLGVKSGEGFYDYSESKKAEKVSKQFLK
- a CDS encoding DUF1015 domain-containing protein, whose translation is MAKIKPFKAVRPAPDKVALVTCRTYDDYSSAELAAWLDFNPYSFLHVIHPAYANAQKVSLEKRFKAVANKYQDFKQEQILIEEEHPVFYLYEIQSKGQTFTGIIAGTSVKDYQNNVIKKHEDTLQYRVELFKDYLHQTNFNTEPVLITYPDSVEINTFIALRKQSKPVYEYSTTNKEKHTLWKIDTQSEVDWLQEHFENIPNLYIADGHHRSASAELLYEQDKHLGNENLNYFMSFLIAESNVKIYEFNRLIRDLNGLSKDTFIKKLSEHFVIVAKNQEIWKPQNKFEFGMYLDGSFYALFYKHQNTELPNRAESRLGESILDNLDAQILYDKVLFPLLGIEDLRNDERIDYIPGKLSISVIKDLIDEGEFELGFMLYPSDINEIKALADNNLIMPPKSTYIEPKFRSGLVVYEL